One window from the genome of Gimesia aquarii encodes:
- a CDS encoding LexA family protein has translation MKTTETPTRQILTEKQEAIYSFIKQEIIEQRLSPTVREIGEQFGIRSSNGVMCHLRALERKGWIKRDHYLSRGITLITEPITQLLTLTPGEAACLGDIYVGCVNAQDRSVTLEVIAPDTMGEIRKDT, from the coding sequence ATGAAAACAACAGAAACACCAACCAGACAAATTTTGACAGAAAAACAAGAGGCGATCTACTCGTTCATTAAGCAGGAAATTATCGAGCAACGCCTTTCTCCCACAGTACGGGAAATAGGCGAACAGTTCGGAATCCGATCTTCAAATGGCGTCATGTGTCATCTAAGAGCATTGGAACGTAAGGGCTGGATCAAGCGGGATCATTATCTTTCGAGAGGCATCACTTTGATTACGGAGCCCATTACTCAGCTTCTTACACTCACCCCCGGTGAAGCGGCTTGTTTAGGCGACATCTACGTCGGCTGTGTCAACGCACAAGACAGAAGCGTGACACTGGAAGTGATCGCTCCCGATACGATGGGAGAAATACGCAAAGATACATAA